Sequence from the Sphingobacteriaceae bacterium GW460-11-11-14-LB5 genome:
ATAAATTTAACAAACGTACGCAGCGCAGGTTAATGGAAGATGCTGCCGAGCTCGAATCGCAGTTGGTAGAAAGCTTAAATGCAGTAGGTACGATTAAACGTTTCGGGCTGGAAGATCATGCTAACGACAAAACCGAAACCCGTTTTATCAAGTTGCTCCAGGCAGGTTTTAAATCGAATATCAATGCCGTTGTATCGGGTACTTCTACCGAATTTATTTCGCGCATGATTACCATTGTATTGCTTTGGGTAGGCGCAGGTTACGTGTTAAGCAATTCGATTACGCCAGGAGAATTACTATCGTTTTATACGTTGATCGGTTATTTTACAGGGCCGGTTTCTTCATTGATCGGGATGAACAAAACCGTACAGGATGCGGTTATTGCGGCCGACCGTTTGTTCGAAATTATGGATCTGGAACGCGAAAGTGATGAAAACCAGATTGAGCTGAGTGCCGCGAAAATTGGCGATATCCATTTCGAAAATGTTTCCTTCCGCTATGGAGCAAGGCTGCCTGTTTTCGAAAACCTGAATTTAACCATTCCACAGGGCAAATTTACAGCCATTGTGGGCGAAAGTGGCTCGGGAAAATCGACTTTAATGTCTATCCTGCAGAATATTTATCCTATACAGGCGGGCAATGTGCGTATTGGAAAATATGATCTGAAATATATCACCAATTCATCGCTTCGCAGAATGGTATCGGTAGTGCCGCAACAGATCGATTTATTTGCCGGTAATGTAATTGATAACATTGCCATCGGCGAAGAAGAACCCGATATGCAAAGGATTATTGATATTGCCACTAAACTAGGTTTAATTGGCTTTATTGAGGCTTTGCCCAAAGGCTTTCAAACCTATTTAGGTGAAAACGGAACGTCATTATCTGGCGGACAAAGGCAGCGCATTGCCATTGCAAGGGCTTTATACCGCGATCCGGAAATTCTGATTTTAGATGAGGCCACCTCGTCGCTCGATTCGGTTTCTGAGCAACATGTGCAACGGATGATCGAATTTTTAAAAGCTGAACAGAAAACCGTAATTGTAATTACACACCGATCGAGCACACTGAATAATGCGGATAAAATTATTGTATTGGATAAAGGCGTAGTGGTAGAGCAGGGCAGCCATCAGGAACTGAAATACCATTTGGCCTAAACTCACGAAGTTTAGGGGGCAAGTGTAGGGAAAACTTCGTAAGTTAGGCTTACCTCCCTTTTGCGTCACCCTGAATTTATTTCAGGGTCTTTCACACAAAAGAAAGTTTTTTGCTGTAAAGGTTTCTGCTGTTAGTCTAACCAGGAAAAATAGTTGAGTAAATATTCGCTTTGTTTTTTGGAAAGCAATTGCAGAAGCATTTTTTAATGTTCGCCCTGCTTTTTGCTTATAGTCCCGATTAGAAAAAAATCGGGAGCTACCCGCGTCAATCCCTTAGGTTTGAGAAAGATTATCAAAGAATTAAATTTGACAAAGGAAACCTTAAAAGCAGAGGTGAACTATGCTGCGATCCAGACTTACGATCTAGAACCTGTAACAGACCTCTGCTTTTTAGTTGAACAAGAACCATATAGAATTTTAGTCTAGCGGACTATTAAGGGATTCAGTTTTATTCAACTTTAGGATTTCCATTTCACTTAACCGTAAAGTTATGAATTATGAACTATTTGTTGGAATAGATATTTCCAAATCAACCATCGATGTTGCTGTTGTTACACAGGCCTGTTTCGACAAGCCCCTTCACCATGTTTTTAAGAACAGCTATGATGGCTTTGGCCTAATGCTGGAATGGCTTTCCATACATGGTATCGCGCCTAAGAAGGTTCTTTTCTGTTGCGAGCATACAGGTATTTATATCTGCCCCATAACCAACTTTATGCATGCAAATGATTTATCTATATGGGTTGAAAACGGGCTGCACATTAAGCGTTCCATTGGACTTAAACGGGGGAAATCTGATAAGGCTGACGCACAGGCAATCGCAAGCTATGCTTTTTCAAATCAGCACAAAGCCCGTCCTTACCTCCTTCCTTCGGCAACAAGCTCAAAACTCAAACACCTGCTGGCACACCGCGAACAGTTGGTAAGACACCAGACCTCTTTTAAATGCACTTGCTCAGAGCTTAAAGGATTTGATAGGGAGAACGCTGGCTATTGCATAGCCGATAGCCAGGAAATGCTTGCCCTTTACGCCGAACGGATAAAAAAGGTAGATATCGAGTTGGCAGCCTTAATAACAGAGGACCAGGAACTAAACGAACAGTTCAGCCTTGTGCAGAGCGTGCATGGGATCGGAAAGCAGACGGCTATGTTTATCCTGATCCATACTGAAGCCTTCGCTGCATTTTCAGACTACAGAAAGTTTGCGAGCTATTGTGGAATAGTCCCATTTCCACATAGCTCGGGGACGAGTATACGAGGGAGAAACCGGGTAAGCAACCTCGCCAATAAAAAACTAAAGGCGTTACTGACCATGTGTGCGCTAAACACGATAAAAAAAGATAACGAATTCAAACGATACTATGATCGAAAAAAAGCTGAGGGAAAAAACGCTATGTGTGTACTGAATGTGATAAAAAATAAGCTACTGAGCAGAGCTTTTGCTGCTGTTAAAAGAGGTACGCCATACCTCCTGGAGCCTGCTGCATAAATCTAAAGTAATGCTTCTCAGAAAAAAAACTTTTTATTTGCATAAACCATAGAATACAGGTTTAGGTAGATTAGGCTTTTGCTACTATTACCGGCATTCTGCAAGGCTCCAAAATATTTATTTTAAGAATATACCTCGCCTAAGAACCACCGGCCCAGGTTAACTAAACCCGATAGCAGCGGTACGAAGTATAGCGTGTAGCGGGACTTTCGAAACCAATGTACTCAGAAACCTGCTTTTCAATAAAGTGATCAATTATTTTTCTGCGGTTTGCTAAGCCACCAAATGTGGAATCTGTCCGCATAAATTTAGCACAACAAAAAAAGGCGTTCTGCAAATCTGCAAAACGCCTTTTTCTATAAATTTATTTTGAAGAATTAAATGCCGAAAGCAGCTTTAACCTGATCTACGTAATCTAATTTCTCCCAGGTAAACAAATCAACCGTAACTGTTTTTTCTTCACCGTTTGGTGTTCTGAAAGTTTTGGTAACGGTTTCTGGTGTACGGCCCATGTGTCCGTAAGCAGCAGTTTCGCTATAAATTGGGTTTCTTAATTTTAAACGTTGCTCAATAAAGTAAGGACGCATATCGAAAATCGATTCTACAATTTTAGCAATCTCGCCATCTGTTTTACCCACTTTACCCGTGCCGTAAGTATTGATGTAAATACCCATTGGCTTTGCAACACCGATAGCGTACGATACCTGAACCAAAATTTCGTCGGCCACACCTGCAGCCACTAAGTTTTTAGCGATATGTCGTGTAGCATAAGCCGCACTTCTATCTACTTTACTTGGATCTTTACCTGAGAAAGCACCACCACCATGTGCACCTTTACCACCGTAAGTATCAACAATGATTTTTCTTCCGGTTAAACCTGTATCGCCATGCGGACCACCGATTACAAATTTACCGGTTGGGTTAATGTGGTATTCAATTTTATCGTTAAATAAATGTGCATAAGCAGGATTGGCTTTGATAATTCTTGGAATCAGGATATTCACTAAATCAGTTTTGATTTTGGCCAACATGGCTGCTTCTTCATCAAAATCATCATGCTGTGTAGAAATTACAATCGCATCGATACGAACTGGTTTGTTGTTATCGTCGTACTCTAAAGTAACCTGGCTTTTCGCATCCGGGCGTAAATAAGTAATTTCGTTATTCTCGCGACGTAAAACAGCCAGTTCCTGTAATAATTTATGAGAAAGGTTTAATGCCAAAGGCATGTAATCTTCCGTTTCGTTGGTAGCGTAACCAAACATCATCCCCTGATCGCCTGCACCTTGTTCTTCTTTGTTGCTTCTATCTACACCCTGGTTAATGTCCTGAGATTGCTCGTGTATTGCCGATAAAATTCCGCAAGAGTTAGCCTCAAACATATACTCGCTTTTGGTGTAACCAATTTTCTTGATTACATCGCGGGCAATTTGTTGTACATCTAAATATGTTTTAGATTTTACCTCACCCGCTAAAATAACCTGACCGGTAGTTACCAAAGTTTCACAAGCAACCTTTGATTCCGGATCGAAAGCTAAGAAGTTATCAATTAATGCATCCGAAATTTGATCGGCGATTTTATCTGGGTGACCCTCAGAAACAGATTCTGATGTAAATAAATACGACATTTATTAAATAAATTAATGATAAATAAACAAATTAATAATTGCCAAACCCCTTGGAAACAGGTGTTGAAATGATTGAAAGGAGGCATTAGCAATTTTTTTAAGTGGTTGCAATCCGGTCCCGTGGTATCGGGATAGCAAATCAATCCACTTTTTTACTGCTGCAAAATTAGCATATTTTCTTTATTTCAAAAATTATAGATTATTTTGTGCATTCATTCTTACACTTTGCACACAAAGATCAATATCCTCTTTATTATAAACCCTATCTCTGGTGGGAGAGGAAAGTTACGCATCCCTGATTTTATTGATCAATACCTGGATAAGGAAAAGTTTAATCCAAACTTTGTTTTTAGCGAATATGTGGGCCATGCCGGAGAACTGGCAGACGAAGCGGCAACTAAAAATTTTGATGTAATTGTTGCTGCGGGAGGCGACGGTACCATTAACGAAGTGGCCAGCAAGGTATTAAAACACAAAAAGATTTTGGGGATTTTACCACTTGGATCGGGAAACGGACTAGCCAGGTTTTTAAGGATATCGAAAAATTTAAGGTATGCACTTTCCCTGATCAATACTTTTAAGGTTGATGAGATTGATACTGCCGAGTTTAATAATAAATGTTTTTTTAATCTGGCCGGTATGGGATTCGATGCGCATTTAAGTTCGGTTTTTTCGAAAGATAAAAAACGAGGCTTATCGGGTTATGTAAAGCTGGGCTTTAAAGAAGTTTTTAACTATAAAGCACAAACTTATTTGTTAAATATTGATGGTGTTGCATACACCAGAAAAGCTTTCGCCATTAGCATTGCCAATTCTTCTCAATATGGAAACGACGTTTATATTTCGCCTAATGCTTCAGTGAAAGATGGTTTGCTGGATGTATGCATTATTAAACCTTTTCCGATTATAAAACTGCCCTTATTGGGTTATGTCATGTTAAGGGGGAAGGCCGAAACCTCAGATATGATTGAAATTATTAAAGGCAAAAACATTAAAATTACCAGGGAAAAAGCTGGCGCAGTACATGTGGACGGCGAACCCTTACAAATGGGAACAGAAATTGAGGCGGTTGTAAACCCACTTTCGTTAAAAGTGATTGTGCCCTAGTTAAGTTTGGAGTGGAGCGTTTGGAGTTTGGCGTCGATTAACCGATTTAGGCAATTAACCGGTTAACCCCAATGAACCAATGGCCAGTGAACCAATGAACTTTTATAAAACATGAAACCAAAGAAAAATAGTTTAAGCGATCTTGGCGGAATTATGTATTCTACCAATCCGGAGTTCGAATATGAAGAAGAAATTGATGATACGGTTACTTCACCAAATAACCAGCAGGATTTAAGAGTAATGCTCGATAAAAAGAATCGTGGAGGCAAAGCTGTAACCTTAATTACAGGTTTTAAAGGCCGTTCAGAAGATTTAGATGTACTGGGTAAAATGCTTAAAACCAAATGTGGTGTAGGGGGCTCGGTTAAAGATGGTGAAATCATGATTCAGGGCGATGTGCGCGATAAAGTAATGGGCATCCTGCAGAAAGATGGCTATAAAGTGAAAAAAGCCGGGGGCTAATAAAGCGATATTATCTCCAGCTAACCGTCATTTCGAGCGGAGTGCAGCGCAGCCGAGAAATCTATTAATGACAATTTTTCTTTTGAATCAGTCAATCGTAGTAAAGTGCAATATCTTCGAGAAACCTAATTCTTCCCGAATATAAATACTGTCTCAAATCCCTCTTTTACAAGGTTATTCATGCCGTATTCTGTTTTAATGTTTCCTGAGCAGATTTTTTACAAGATGTTTATGAAAAATTAAACACATGAAAAAGATATTCCTTTCTATTTACTTGCTCCTTTTTGCTTTCGGAGCAAATGCTCAGAAAAATAAATATTTGGTTGATGAGTATGGTAATCCAATGCACTATTCGATTGCGGTAAGATATTCAAAATACAACATATTTCTTGTGGTGGATAGTGGCACGAAGAAAGTTACTCCATTTGAATACTTAAATGGTTCTCATTTAGGAAATATCGTCTTGTTGCAAAAGGCGAAATCAATCGAGCTTGAAAGCCGGATACAAAAAGATAGCCTGAAATTCTATCGATATTCCATTATCGAAAACGACTCAATAATTCTTAAAAAGAATGCAATTCCGGAAAGGATAAAATATAAGTGGGGTAGTGGAAGCATACTCCCTAATTATGTTGCAGCAGATTTAGGTGCATTTAATGTAGTAGATAAGAAACTAGAAATTAAGATTTTCAGAATTAATAATGAAAAAAATACCACTTCGGTAATCATCTATAATAAACCTCTTTTAGCACCAAGTTCATTGTCCTTTAATATATTGGGTACAAATTCTACAAAGAATGTAAAAAATAATACGAATTTAATAGTTGATGAAAAAGTGAAGGGCTTGAGGATCGCTATGAAAAATACAGATATCAATGTTTTGTATGCTATAATTGTTGAGAATATTGATGCTCATTCGACGACCATGTTAGAGCCAAGATGGAAACCAATTAAAACTGGAGGTATCGTAATTGGAGATATTGATGTTTCAGAATTTACCAAACCTGGCAAGTACAAGATTTCAATATATCCGAAGACTCATCCATATGCTTATTGGAAAGATAATACATTGACTAAAGATTTTCTATTTACGGTAGAAAAGCCAAAGGAAAAATTTTTTACTGCGAAAGAGTTGCTCTCGAGTGTTATAGTGGGAGGCCTTTGTGGTCTCATATCGGTTTTGATCCTTAATAACCGCAAAAAAAAGGCTGCTAAGATACTTACTCAGAAATCTCAGGAAAAAGAAATTGCCAGACTTCAATTAGAATCTGTGCGCTCGCAGTTAAACCCACATTTTTTATTCAATGCTTTAGCAGGTATCCAAACACTAATGAATAAAAATGAAATAGACAATGCCAACCGCTACCTTGTTAAATTTGCCCGCTTAACCAGAAATGTCTTAGACCATAAAGATCTCATTAGCTTAACGTCAGAGAAAACCCTATTGGATGATTATTTACAGATGGAACAACTGCGCTTTGGTTTCCAGTACCAGATCACCGCTTCAGCTGATTTAGATGTGGAGAATATAGAAATACCAGCCATGCTTTTACAACCCTTTGTAGAAAATGCGGTGAAACATGGAATAGCGGAGAAAGGTAGTGAGGGTAAGGTCGAAATCAGTTTTACCGCGCAGTTAACCGATCTGATTTTAAGCATTAAAGATAACGGAATCGGTTTTGATGTGAACAAAGATTATACAGGCCTGGGTTTGGCGCTTAGCAAAAACAGAATATCTTTACTTAATTCTATTTACAAGGAGACGCCTTTTTTACTGGATATGAAAGCAGATAAGGACGGAACGATAATTAAAATTACACTAAGCCACTGGTTATAAGATGCGGGCAATTTTAGTAGATGATGAAACGGCCAATTTAGAAAATCTAAAGATTTTATTGGCTAAACATTGCCCGAATATTAAGGTAGTAGCCATTGCCAGTACGATTGATGATGCCTTTAGTGAGGTTAATTTACACCATCCCGATTTACTTTTTCTGGATATCCAGATGGGTAAAACCACTGGTTTCGATTTATTAAACCGGCTTACAGCAAAAACTTTTGAAGTGGTTTTTGTAACTGCCTACGATAATTATGGAATTCAGGCCGTAAAATTTGCGGCCCTGGATTACCTGCTTAAACCCGTAGATCCTGATGAACTAAAAGCCGCTGTTGAAAAAGCCGAAATCAGGACCAAAAGCAAAATACATAGCGAGCAGCTCAACTTTTTGTTGAGTCAGATTAAAAAGAAGGAGCCAGGTGTTCCGAAAATTGCCTTGCCCCAGCAGCACGAAATCCGTTATGTTTCAGTTGATGACATTGTACGCTGTGTAGCCGATAACACCTATACCTTTTTCTTTTTAGCTAATGGCGATAGAATCCTGATTTCGAAACCGCTGAAAGAATATTCAGATCTGCTTAAACCGCACGGTTTTGTGCGGGCACATCAAAGCCACCTGGTTAACCCGCGTTTTGTTAAAAGCTGGTTGAAGGAAGATGGTGGAACCTTGTTAATGGATAGTGGTGATAAAATCCCGGTAAGTAAACCGAACAGGGAAATGGTAAAAGAAATGTTGGGAAAGTAATCGGCATGATAACAGTTCTTGTAAAATTCTAAAAGTCTGGCCGTCGATTCTCAGGGTAAGCCAGCAGATTCTCATTGTTGATTTTTAGATGTATGCCAGGGAAGTACTTTCGCTAAACATTTAAATCAATCAACATGAAACAGTTATTATTTTTATTCTTCTTTATCATTTCCTTAGGCTTACAGGTGGCGCACGCAGAATTTTTGAATCTTGGTGTGGCAGAGATAATAATACTTTTGGTCGTTGGCTTTTTTACTTTGACCTTTCTTATAGGTTTTATTTTTTTATGTTTATACTTAATTAAACGTATTAAACCTGCCAAAAATGAGAAATAAGATAGTCTTCGGATTGGTTTTCATCCTTGCTTATGGTATTCAGATTGCCTATGCCGATTTTCTGAATATGGGGAGTGCAGAGATAATCATGCTTTTGGTAGCAGGCCTTGTATTTTTTGGATTTTTTGGTGGCATTTTTATGCTGATTTATTTTTTGATCAAAAGAAACAAGAATACGCCATCAAACCTGGCTCCGAATACGGTAGCCATAAATTTTGCCCCTCCGCTTGCCTATCAAAACCCTACAATTCAGGAAAAAGCCGATAAAAATGAAACGGCAAAAGTAAATACCAGAATTGCTTTGCCTCAACAGAACGAAATCAGATATGTGAATACTGAAGAAATCATCAGGTGTGAAGCAGATAACAACTATACCAATTTTTTCTTTAGTGATGGGGACCAATTGTTAATTTCAAAATCGTTAAAAGAATATGCAGACCTGCTCAAACCTCATGGTTTTGTGCGGGCACATCAAAGCCACCTGGTTAACCCGCGTTTTGTTAAAAGCTGGTTGAAGGAAGACGGCGGAACCTTATTAATGGATAGTGGCGATAAAATCCCGGTAAGTAAACCCAATAGAGAATTGGTAAAAGAGATGTTGGGAAAGTAGTTTTTTCTTTGATCGTCATTTCGAGGCGGCTTTTTCAGCCGACAGCCTGTCCGTATTTTCGAGGAAGCTGTCGTTCCTTCTCGCAATGACGAAATTTTATTTTTAAACACTACATTTTTGTACTTTTGCGGTTATGTCAGTTATTAAACCCTCATTAGCAAAAGGTACCCGCGATTTTTCTCCGGTTGAAATGGTAAAACGCAACTTTATTTACGATACCATTAAAACGGTTTTCAGAAAATACGGTTA
This genomic interval carries:
- a CDS encoding peptidase C39: MSTKVKQRDITDCGAACLASIAAHYKLDLAVARIRQLAGTDKKGTTVLGLVEAAQKLGFEAKGVKAPFDSLFKIPTPAIAHIIVNDILQHYVVIYKVNSKFIEVMDPIDGKVHRKTHDEFKKEWTGALVLLLPSEDFQIGNEKKSIQGRFWSLIKPHKGILTQVLFGAIVYTVLGLSTSIFVQKLVDFVLVDGNHNLLNLMSIAMMVILMVQLFIGSAKTIFTLKTGQLIDSQLILGYYKHLLRLPQQFFDTMRVGEIISRINDAVKIRAFLNDVCVNFVVNIFIVFFSFIMMFTYYWKLALITLTVIPLYLVIYFITDKFNKRTQRRLMEDAAELESQLVESLNAVGTIKRFGLEDHANDKTETRFIKLLQAGFKSNINAVVSGTSTEFISRMITIVLLWVGAGYVLSNSITPGELLSFYTLIGYFTGPVSSLIGMNKTVQDAVIAADRLFEIMDLERESDENQIELSAAKIGDIHFENVSFRYGARLPVFENLNLTIPQGKFTAIVGESGSGKSTLMSILQNIYPIQAGNVRIGKYDLKYITNSSLRRMVSVVPQQIDLFAGNVIDNIAIGEEEPDMQRIIDIATKLGLIGFIEALPKGFQTYLGENGTSLSGGQRQRIAIARALYRDPEILILDEATSSLDSVSEQHVQRMIEFLKAEQKTVIVITHRSSTLNNADKIIVLDKGVVVEQGSHQELKYHLA
- a CDS encoding methionine adenosyltransferase, producing the protein MSYLFTSESVSEGHPDKIADQISDALIDNFLAFDPESKVACETLVTTGQVILAGEVKSKTYLDVQQIARDVIKKIGYTKSEYMFEANSCGILSAIHEQSQDINQGVDRSNKEEQGAGDQGMMFGYATNETEDYMPLALNLSHKLLQELAVLRRENNEITYLRPDAKSQVTLEYDDNNKPVRIDAIVISTQHDDFDEEAAMLAKIKTDLVNILIPRIIKANPAYAHLFNDKIEYHINPTGKFVIGGPHGDTGLTGRKIIVDTYGGKGAHGGGAFSGKDPSKVDRSAAYATRHIAKNLVAAGVADEILVQVSYAIGVAKPMGIYINTYGTGKVGKTDGEIAKIVESIFDMRPYFIEQRLKLRNPIYSETAAYGHMGRTPETVTKTFRTPNGEEKTVTVDLFTWEKLDYVDQVKAAFGI
- a CDS encoding diacylglycerol kinase; protein product: MCIHSYTLHTKINILFIINPISGGRGKLRIPDFIDQYLDKEKFNPNFVFSEYVGHAGELADEAATKNFDVIVAAGGDGTINEVASKVLKHKKILGILPLGSGNGLARFLRISKNLRYALSLINTFKVDEIDTAEFNNKCFFNLAGMGFDAHLSSVFSKDKKRGLSGYVKLGFKEVFNYKAQTYLLNIDGVAYTRKAFAISIANSSQYGNDVYISPNASVKDGLLDVCIIKPFPIIKLPLLGYVMLRGKAETSDMIEIIKGKNIKITREKAGAVHVDGEPLQMGTEIEAVVNPLSLKVIVP
- a CDS encoding translation initiation factor, which encodes MKPKKNSLSDLGGIMYSTNPEFEYEEEIDDTVTSPNNQQDLRVMLDKKNRGGKAVTLITGFKGRSEDLDVLGKMLKTKCGVGGSVKDGEIMIQGDVRDKVMGILQKDGYKVKKAGG
- a CDS encoding DNA-binding response regulator, producing MRAILVDDETANLENLKILLAKHCPNIKVVAIASTIDDAFSEVNLHHPDLLFLDIQMGKTTGFDLLNRLTAKTFEVVFVTAYDNYGIQAVKFAALDYLLKPVDPDELKAAVEKAEIRTKSKIHSEQLNFLLSQIKKKEPGVPKIALPQQHEIRYVSVDDIVRCVADNTYTFFFLANGDRILISKPLKEYSDLLKPHGFVRAHQSHLVNPRFVKSWLKEDGGTLLMDSGDKIPVSKPNREMVKEMLGK